From Bradyrhizobium erythrophlei:
GGACACTCGCCTGATGGGGGAAGTGCGGCTGCGCGTCTCTACCGACAATCCCGGCAGCCCCAACATCCAGGCGGGCCTCGCGAAATATCCGATCTATACGACGCTGGGCGGCACCTTCGGCATCGACCAGAGTTTCAATCGGCTCGATGTCGCCGCCGGCGGCACCATCGACCGCACCGTCTATGCCAATTCAAAGCTCACCGACGGCGAGGTGACCACCAATGACGACCGCAATTTCAACGAGTATGGCGGGGTGGGGCGCGTCAGCTACGATCTGTTGCCCGGGGTAAAACCGTTCGGCGAGATCGAGGGCGACAGCCGCGTGCACGATTTGCAGTTTGATCGCAACGGCTATCAACGCGATTCCTCCGGCGGCTATGTCAGGGCCGGCACCTCCCTCGAATTCACCCGGCTTCTGACCGGCGAAATCTCGCTCGGCTATGCCGCGCGCAATTATGTCGATCCGCGGCTCAATCGTCTGCAGGGCCTGCTGGTTGGGTCGTCGCTGACCTGGAGCGCGACGCCTTTGACGACAGCGCGATTCTATTCGACCACCTCGATCGACGAGACCACCGTGCCCGGCGTCTCCGGCGTGCTGACGCACACCTACACCTTCGAGGTCGACCACGACTTCCGCCGCTGGCTGACCGCGATCGGCAAGTTCACCTACGGCACCTACGACTATCAGGGCGACGGCCGCAGCGACAAAACCTACTCGATCGAGGGCGACCTCGTTTACAAGATGACCCGCAACCTCTGGCTCAAGGGCACGCTCCGCCGCGACATCCTCGACTCCAACGCTCCGCTGTCGAGTTCGGCCTCGACGGTGGTGATGCTGGGCGTGAGGCTGCAGAATTGATTTTCTTCATCCCTCCCCCTCGTGGGGAGGGTGGCCGGCCGTAGGCCGGTCGGGTGGGGGGCTGCGTCAGCGAAGTGAATGTACGAGTACCTGCGTGCGCTAACGCAGCATGCGTCGCACACATGTTAGCCTGCGGGCGGGGATTGGTTCAGCGCGCCAAGGATGCTTTCCATGACCCCGGCGAGATTGGCATCGATATCCGAATTCCAGAATCGCAGAACGCTGAAGCCTTGCGATTGCAAGAAGGCGTCGCGAACCTGATCTGATCGATCGCCCTCGGGCATGCCGTGCTGACCGCCGTCAGCCTCAATAATGAGTTGGGATCGGAACGAAACGAAGTCGACGATGTAACGCCCGATCGGCGCTTGTCTCCGGAAATGAAAACCAAGGGGTTTCAGTTCGCGGAGCTTCACCCACAGTTTGACTTCCTGCGGGGTGAGACTCTTGCGAAGTGTGCGAGCGTTTTCGTTTGCCAAGGCAGTCACCACGATCGGCAGCACAGTTTTCTACGCGACTATATTCCCGGCAAGCGGCACGACGAGTAGGGGTAGCGCACGGTTGTGCGCTGACATCTCGCTAGCTGAGGCAGCCCCCCACCCGTCACATCGTTCGCTGCGCTCACGATGCGCCACCCTCCCCACAAGGGGGAGGGATGAAGAACCTCACCGCGGCAGGTTCGTTGTCCCCATCAAAAACTGGTCGATCGAGCGCGCGCACAGCCGGCCCTCGCGGATGGCCCAGACCACCAGCGACTGGCCGCGGCGCATGTCGCCGGCGGAGAACACGTTGGGGCGCGAGGTCTGGTAGTCGGTCGTGTTGGCGCGGACATTGCCGCGCTGGTCGAGATCGATGCCGAGCGTCTTCAAGAGGCCCTCATGCACCGGATGGACGAATCCCATAGCGAGCAGCACGAGCTGCGCGTCGAGTTCGAATTCGCTGCCCGGGACCGGCTTGAACTTGTCGTCGACATGAACGCAATGCAGCTTTGCCACCTTGCCGTCAGTCCCTGAGAAGCTCTGCGTCAGCACGGCGTAGTCGCGCTTGGCACCTTCGGCCTGGCTCGACGAGGTGCGCATCTTCAGCGGCCAGTTCGGCCAGGTCAGGCCCTTGTTCTCGTGCTCGGGCGGGGCCGGCATGATTTCGAGCTGCGTTACCGACTTGGCGCCCTGCCGGAACGAGGTGCCGATACAGTCGGAGCCGGTGTCGCCGCCGCCGATCACCACGACATGCTTGCCGCCGGCGAGGATTTCCGGCACGCCGCCGAGCGGCTCGTTGCCGACGCGGCGGTTCTGCTGCGGCAGGAAATCCATCGCGAAATGAATGCCCGCGAGGTCGCGGCCGGGGATCGGCAAATCGCGCGGGGCTTCCGCGCCGCCGGTCAGCGCCAGCGCGTCATACTCGTTGAGCATCTCGCGCGGGTCGAGCGCGCCCGCCGACGCGCCGCCGACCGGAGAGCCGTAATGGAACGTCACGCCTTCACCCTCCATCTGCGCGATGCGGCGGTCGATGACGTGCTTCTCCATCTTGAAATCGGGAATGCCGTAGCGCAAAAGGCCGCCGGCCTTGGCGTATCTCTCGAACACATGCACGTCATGGCCTGCGCGCGCGAGCTGCTGCGCGCAGGCGAGCCCCGCCGGTCCGGAGCCGACGACCGCGACCTTCTTGCCGGTCTTGTTCGCCGCGATTTCCGGCTCGAGCCAGCCATTGTCCCAGGCGCGGTCGACGATGGCGCATTCGATGGTCTTGATGGTGACCGGATTGTTGTCGATGTTGAGCGTGCAGGAGGCTTCGCACGGCGCCGGGCAGATGCGCCCGGTGAATTCCGGGAAATTGTTGGTCGAGTGCAGGTTGCGCGAGGCTTCTTCCCAGTCGCCCTGGTA
This genomic window contains:
- a CDS encoding endonuclease domain-containing protein, which gives rise to MTALANENARTLRKSLTPQEVKLWVKLRELKPLGFHFRRQAPIGRYIVDFVSFRSQLIIEADGGQHGMPEGDRSDQVRDAFLQSQGFSVLRFWNSDIDANLAGVMESILGALNQSPPAG
- a CDS encoding glutamate synthase subunit beta, whose product is MGKITGFLEIERHDRKYAPAAERVKHYREFVIPLNEKDTRDQAARCMNCGIPYCHGTGSVAPGTPGCPVNNQIPDFNDLVYQGDWEEASRNLHSTNNFPEFTGRICPAPCEASCTLNIDNNPVTIKTIECAIVDRAWDNGWLEPEIAANKTGKKVAVVGSGPAGLACAQQLARAGHDVHVFERYAKAGGLLRYGIPDFKMEKHVIDRRIAQMEGEGVTFHYGSPVGGASAGALDPREMLNEYDALALTGGAEAPRDLPIPGRDLAGIHFAMDFLPQQNRRVGNEPLGGVPEILAGGKHVVVIGGGDTGSDCIGTSFRQGAKSVTQLEIMPAPPEHENKGLTWPNWPLKMRTSSSQAEGAKRDYAVLTQSFSGTDGKVAKLHCVHVDDKFKPVPGSEFELDAQLVLLAMGFVHPVHEGLLKTLGIDLDQRGNVRANTTDYQTSRPNVFSAGDMRRGQSLVVWAIREGRLCARSIDQFLMGTTNLPR